In Apium graveolens cultivar Ventura unplaced genomic scaffold, ASM990537v1 ctg6013, whole genome shotgun sequence, the genomic stretch aatttatctgATAAAAATAAAATTCAGTAGAAATAAATCTTAATGAATAtaaatattaagaaaattttgTCTGATAATATAAAGCCTAATTAATATCATTTTTTAACTTTTTAAACTCCAATTcacttatttttttaaattaaataagagtattgttttttatagttaaattaattttttgaaaGTCTAAAATTCTGTGTCTAACATATTAAAAAGGATTTACCATCCTAAGGTAAAATTATTTTGTTagaataaaacaattatgtaatattaaaaattattatattcgTCGAAAGAAGTTGGAGTTCCTGAACCTTTTGTCATCATTTGATAAAGAAATTACTAAAAATTGATTTCGGGAAATCAGGATCCTTTTCCAATATGGAATTTCAAATGGAAGGAAAATATATCACCTAATCTTTATCAAAAACTGAAATCCCATACGTGGTGtcttgtgtgtatatatataacgTAAGACCTACGAGGTTCTAGTCCTAGTACGATAAGCAAACGAAAAGGTTTTACTCCGAGATCATACGGAGTTCAAATTTATATACTTTGATCCTATGTCGTTTATGAGTTATAAAAAACAAAGATCAACAGGCGTTGATTGGATGAAACGAGCACCACTGGGTGTTAGATTTTGTCCAACTGATTTAGAGGCTTTCGCTTACTTATTCAGCAAGATCTACGTGAAGCACTTAAAACTTTTACCACTGGAGTTAGTTCAAGAGTTTGATGTTTACGAATCTAAACCATGCAAGCTTCCCCGTAAAGAAGAAGATGAGTTTTCGTACTACTTTACGCGAAGGACTCATCGGAGTGCGAACAAGATTGATAGGTATATCAGAGACGACAAAGGTTATTGGAGAAAGAGTGGCAGTACTAAGAAAGCAGCCGGGAAGAAGAGCACACTGGTTTATCATCATAAATCTAAAAAAGATACAGGTAAAGGTCAGAAAACCAATTGGATTATGCACGAATATGAATTGGCCAATGAGAATGGTAGTGATAGATCTGCGAGATCTTCAAGCAGGAGTTTGGTGTTGTGTAGAATTTACGAAAGAAAAGAACTTGAAGAAAAAGAACATGAAGAAAAAGAGATCGGGGATCAGAAGGAAGATATAAATAATGAATTGGATTTGCCGGGACTGCTGCGAATGTTGGGTGAATCACATTCTGAAGTTCTAAATAGAGTTGTAGAAGAAGAGGGGGATTTAGATTGCGAAATTGACAACAATGCTACTTTACCAAATTCGCCTACACCTGACCGGGGCGCTAGTGTTGATTTGCGGATGAGTAACACTCAACAAAGCTATACCCGTAATTTGATCCAAAGTATGGATGGACCAAATACCAGTGTAATGAGTATAGTGGAAGAGACTGATATAGACCTAAGCTTGCGGCTGTAATACTAGCTATAGTATATAGACCATACTCAAAGTTGTGACAACACTCTTCGGTGCGTTAAAGAGCATTGTGTGGGGAAAGCTAAAACCTCTTATTCTTTTCTTTAAGATATTATTAGATATACACGCATGATTTCAACAAATTTCGTTGTCACAGGTTTCTTCATATTCATCATCCATAGTGTAACTTTTATCCATAAATTCATATGGGTTTATTCCTACCGATCTATGGTGTaacttttattattttattttttgtaaaTTTCATCATTCCTGGTTCAAGTTTATCTAGTGTTATGCCACAAATCTCTATGGCTATTTTTGTTTTAGGGATCAAAATTCCAAAATAAATATCTACGTacatataataatttaatatattatataattcTTTAAATCATTCTATTCCATGTTTATTTTAATTAAGTAAAATATAAGTTTAAGATTgaactatatatatatttttaattttataaccTTTCAACTCAAATTTTCTTATGTTTATTTTGAGGAACAATATGTGATAAATATTAGgctattattatttaaattttttaatccAGAATTTGTTTTACATGAGATATATATAATGGGGATTAGACATAGCAAAATAGGTTCAAATTTGAAAAATCGAGAACATGAAATCGGGATTGgattttgttaggaatatatgtgcattagtttgatgatatatttaacaaaacacttaagtagaaatctagtgtttgtagcctcaacggataagaccactttggctatccgttgatggtgtagctttacttagaaataagtctagtgttgtagcacatttcagtctctgaatttgagatataattcttaaatgttgagggaaattataagtcatgttgactactaaaggatatgcagataggaaggccaattgtaaatatttcatgcctttgtaattttgtataaatgaaatggtgtcaacggataacttaaagaccttcaacggatgagaaacaaagcttcaacggatgtctctaaagcttcaacggataacatccttcaacggatgagtgcatcaacggatagagcttcaactgctaacacatcaacggataaagccatcaacggatgaaggcttcaacggatgttctgttaaatagcagttgacaagtggtagttgtacctacaaacagaggcacatgggttgacagagacaactgagatgtggtagcctatttcaggaacatcagaaaaagcagtcgttctactctagtataaagaggcaatagtcaacaatgcactggagtaaaatggagaagaaacaagtggagaacttattttattattgtactttttatctttgtcttcacttgtaaacttggtgttatataaaccaagtagcagctagtaattacaatagaatttttccagagctgtttagaaaaatcttgagaaaaattatctagtttgtactaggatgcagctgtgatcaacttcttgaatcacagattttctgaaataccatctctggtggaacaacaaatccacctgaaaagtttttaaggtctgttgtgttctgtacttttgtgcttgaatatatatctatctgtattagcttaaagcaattcacacacttgtttatcttaaacacacagcctttgaaactgctcaaaacttgaaaaagttttgagatttacattcaaccccccttctgtaaatctcattgttagttcactaggaataacaattggtatcagagcaggctcttgacacacaaagagtttaaagttcttggaaactaacaaagatgagtaagaaggatattggagtaaaaatcccagttgttgacaaagacagttatcaccattggaaggtgaaaatgcaccttcatctactctcccaagatgaaggttatataaactgcattgagaatggtcctcacattccccacaaagtagccacagttgctacaaccacaattgttgttggtcaatccattccaaaacctagagcagaatggacaatggaagacacagaagaagtccacaaggataagaaggctatgaacattttgtttaatggtcttgacaaggatatgtttgataatgtgataaattacacaactgccaaagaggtttgggacacagttcagctactgtgtgaaggtacagaataagtaaaagaaaacaaaatgcagcttctcattcaacagtatgagtattttcattttgaagaaaatgaatctttaaatgacacattcaatagattccaaaagctgttgaatggactgaagctgtatggtagagtgtaccaggtgaaggattcaaatctgaaatttttaagatccttgccaaaggaatggaaacccatgactgtctccttgagaaactctcaagattataaggacttcactcttgaaagattatatggaatcttgaagacttatgaactagagctggaacaggatgaggtattggagaagggaagaaagaaaggaggtttagttgccttggtagctgaaaataagaaagaatgcagacaagaaactgtgagatcaacattaaactccaaagatggcacaagcaaatcagaatcaagcaagggtaaggagcaagttgctgagaatgaagacaactccagccaagatgactctgatggtattgatgatcatcttgcatttctgtccagaagatttgcaaagatgaaatttaagaaaaacactagagccactaaacctcataagaacatggtggataaatccaagttcaagtgtttcaattgtggtataagtggacactttgcaagtgagtgcagaaagccaacttctgaaaagaagaaatttgaccaagtagattacaaaaagaaatattttgatctgctcaagcaaaaggagaaggctttcattactcaagaaaaagactgggcagctgatggagaagaagaggatgaagatgtgaaatatgtcaacttggctctcatggccgattctgaggaaaatgaagttagttcatcaagcaaccaggtaatcactactgatttaacacagcttactaaagaaaagtgcaatgatgcttttaatgacatgtctactgaattgtatcacttgcgtgtgtctcttaaatctcttgctaaagaaaatagtaggattaaagagaacaatctgtttttaagtaatagaaatgctgtgttagaagataagttgattgacctagagaaaactaagctacattgtatatctgttgaaaatgaactagctgaatctgttaagaaagtagaaatactttctaatcaattagagagagagcaagaggtgattaaagcctggaagacatctagggatgttagtgctcaaattgtcaaggtccaaggaattgaatcattttgtgagactgcctgggataaaaacaaaaagaaaatggaattaattgatgggctgtcaacggatgtggaatcaacggatgatgaaaattatccgttgaaggaagaaaaggagcatccgttgaaggttcctcaattaaaacaggcagatgtttttaaaagtgaaaatctaaagaaactcaacaaaaagtttggttcaacttccaagaactttgtcaaagaagaagcaagcacatccaaagatttcagtaaggtgaatataggacacatgaccttagaacagttaaagaataggctcaaagtggttgaggataaaaaggaaactaaaaggaaatctaatagaaatgggaaggtaggggttaacaaacataacaattacacacctgataagtatgctcctagaaaaagctggttgcattgtaatagtgttaatcatctatctgctaattgcaaatctattaagaaaactcccatacctgtaccctcttccatgcctaatatatctgcatcacctctgcatgctatgcctgttatgtctcaacagaatccttatgcacattttgcaaacatgccatattttaacaatccttatcttgctgcatttagtatgcctcaaatgccatacaatatgcctatgtggaataacatgtttgcacaatccatgccttatcaaattccaaatgtgctaaatgattctgtgactaaccctacacctcaaccaactacatctaagatcaaggttgactcaaagttacctaagtctaaagatgcaggaggaatgaagtctaggagaaaggctaacatgaatggacccaaggaaacttgggtaccaaaatcaacttgtttgattttatggtgtgcagggaaacagaagaaatctatagtacttggacagtggctgttcaagacacatgacaggagatttctccctgctcacagagtttaaggagagagctggccctagcataacctttggagatgacagcaaagggtttactataggatatggcttgatttcaacaaggaatgtcatcattgatgaagttgcattagttgatggtctcaagcacaacttactgagcatcagtcaactatgtgatagagggaatacaatttccttcaattctgaagcctgtgttgtcaccagtaagaaagacaacaaagtggttctaactggagttagaaaaggaaatgtgtacttagctgacttcaactctactgatgcagaatctattacttgtctcttcagcaaagcaagtccagttgaaagttggctatggcacaagaagctatcccatttgaatttcaagacaatgaatgatctagtcaaaaaggacttagttagaggaattcctcttgttgaattctcaagggatggtttgtgtgatgcttgtcagaaaggcaaacaaaggaaagcatcattcaaaaagaagcttgaaacaacaattgatgaaccattacagctgctacatatggatttgtttggaccagtcaatgtattgtcaattgcaagaaaaagatattgcttagtgattgtagatgatttctcaaagttttcatgggtctattttcttggatcaaaggatgaagcaagtgaaatcattatcaatcacatcaggcaagtcaataatcatcctgacttgaaggttaggaatatcaggagtgacaatggaactgagttcaagaatttgacaatgaggctgttctgtgaagaaaatggaatcatgcatgagttctcagctccaagaacacctcagcaaaatggggtagttgaaagaaagaacagatctttaattgaggctgctagaacaatgcttgaagaatcaaagttaccaacatatttctgggctgaaactGTTAATtatgcctgctacactcagaatatttctttgatcaatcaagctaaaagcatgactccttatcagttgttcaagagaagaaaaccaactctaaactttcttcatgtctttggatgtaaatgctttatactgagaaatcaatctgaccataaagggaagtttgatgcaaaggctgatgaagggatatttgttggttactcagctggaaaatcttatagggtctacaatctaagaaccaacattgttatggaatctgtgcatgttgtgtttgatgataaaaagattgatggactaacagatgatggacaccatgagagactcaaatttgataacattgagatatattgtgataatagtgaagaggagactgatggagatgacacttcaaaagggattcaaaacatgcccttagataatgcacaaaattctgcatccgttgatagaggcaatgcagtatccgttgaaagacatagtgcatcatccgttgaagtacaaaatgaagcatccgttgatcatagttcatcaacggataatcgatttacatcatcagttgatagaactccaagttccctgcaaaggaccaacaactcagggggagtttcaactaatcaacactctgtctcacattatgacaatactgaggccacctcatctagagtatatcttccacctcaaaggaaatggaccaaaaatcatccctttgaactgatcattggtgatgcatcatctaaagtgcaaacaagaaaagctactcaagatgaatgtctgtatagtagttttctatctcaggaggaacctaagaaagtggaagaagctttattggatccagattggatattagctatgcaggaagagctgaaccaatttgagagaaacaaagtttggaagctggtacccaaaccaaagaacaagagtcctattgacacaaaatgggtattcagaaataagatggatgaaaatggcattgtcataaggaataaagccagattggttgctaaaggctattctcaacaagagggaatagattttgatgagacatatgctcctgttgcaagacttgaagccatcagaatttttctagcctatgcagcccatgccaatttcaaagtctatcaaatggatgtcaagagtgcatttctaaatgggaaattggaggaagaagtttatgtaagtcaacctccagggtttgaagattcaaattttccagactatgtgtattatctgttgaaagcactctatggactgaagcaagcacctagagcctgtatgaaaccttatcaaaattccttttggagaattacttcactagaggtactgttgataaaactctcttctttaggaatgttaatggctctagtatacttgttcaaatttatgtagatgacataatatttggatctacagatgataagctttgtaaaaagtttgctaagctaatgcaaagtaattatgaaatgagcctgatgggagaactaacctattttcttggtttacaagttaaacaagttagtgatggaattttcattagtcaaactaaatatatttatgatcttttaaagaagtttgacttaatagaatgttcatctgcaaaaactcccatggccactgccaccaaacttgaattaaataagactgaaaggtctgtggacattacaagttatagaggcatggttggttcacttttatatttaactgccagtagaccagatataatgttttctacatgtctctgtgctagatttcaagctgaccctaaagaatctcacttagtagctattaaaagaattttcagatatctcaaggggactccaaatctaggaatttggtaccctagagagtctggttttgatctaattggctac encodes the following:
- the LOC141702972 gene encoding NAC domain-containing protein 1-like yields the protein MSFMSYKKQRSTGVDWMKRAPLGVRFCPTDLEAFAYLFSKIYVKHLKLLPLELVQEFDVYESKPCKLPRKEEDEFSYYFTRRTHRSANKIDRYIRDDKGYWRKSGSTKKAAGKKSTLVYHHKSKKDTGKGQKTNWIMHEYELANENGSDRSARSSSRSLVLCRIYERKELEEKEHEEKEIGDQKEDINNELDLPGLLRMLGESHSEVLNRVVEEEGDLDCEIDNNATLPNSPTPDRGASVDLRMSNTQQSYTRNLIQSMDGPNTSVMSIVEETDIDLSLRL